From Rhododendron vialii isolate Sample 1 chromosome 7a, ASM3025357v1:
AAAATGGACCAATGACCTTAGTTCACGTTGATCCGTGCTTCTAATTTTCAGGCATATGCAAGATTGTTTCCCCTTTGAGTGCTTCTGTTCCAGCTGGTATAGTGCTGATGAAGGAGAAAGTAGGTTTTAAGTTTACATCTCGAGTGCAACCCCTTCGTTTTGCTGAGTGGGATACAGATGACAAGGTCACCTTTTTCAAGAGTGGGAGGTGAGTTTTCATGCTTAATGGAGCTATAAACTTTTCAGTGTATCTCTTCAGTGTTTGAGtataaatttggtttttcagaAATTACACATTTCGTGATTTCGAAAAGATGGCGAACAAGGATTTTGCTCGTAGATACTGTAGTGCTGGATGTCTTCCTGCCATATACTTGGAGAAAGAATTTTGGCATGAAATAGCTTGTGGAAAGACTGAAAGCGTTGAATATGCTTGTGATGTTGATGGCAGCGCATTTTCGTCTTCTTCAGAAGACCAGCTTGGGAAAAGCAAATGGAATTTAAAGGTATTGGATCTTTTTCTGACTTTGCTGGAGCCTTGATGGACGATCTTCTTTTGAACGTATGAAAGTAGGCATATTAGAAAAACAAAGACGGAAATAAATGTACATTGAGCTTTTCTTTATATTGATAAATTTTCGTTCTTTATCAGCGAAGAGAATTTCCAACCAACttatacaactttttttttgtggtgtATCCCTTTATCTTCCTTTTTGTATCTTCAAATTGCTCATTCCTGATTTCCAATGAAACACATCTAGAGTAGATATACTTCTTTCCTAGTGAGTTTCAATTGAGGCCCAGTCTATGTTTTCCTGATATCTTCCGTGGTATTCGTTATCGGATTACACGGTTCTAGATTTGCTATTTCTTATCCTATTGACATCAATATTGCATGCATGTGTCTTCGTTTATCCTCTTTTATTACCCCTATCTCCTCTTTGGGATATTAAATTTTGTGTAGGAGCAATCTTTTGCCAGCATTTTACTGTTATTTGCTCATGCTTGTacctttttatttgaattatgtCATCCTATTGTGATGCATCTTAACTATTTTTATTGCAGAAACTTTCTCGGTTGCCCAAGTCTATATTACGTCTTCTAGAAACCACAATTCCGGTACAAAGACAATTCTCCCATCGtaatttgaatttctttttttaattcttgCTTGCTTCTGTTTCTAATCAGTGCAGGGTTCATTTTCAGGGAGTTACAGATCCAATGCTTTACATAGGAATGCTATTTAGTATGTTTGCTTGGCATGTGGAGGATCATTATTTATATAGGTATACATGCTTAAATAAACAGAATGTCTCTTAATACTTATATTTCTGCTCAGAGAGAACTTTATCAATAATCTGTTATTCTGCAGTATCAACTATCATCACTGTGGTGCGGCAAAAACTTGGTACGGTATTCCTGGTCATGCAGCattggaatttgaaaaggtGGTCAGGGAGCATGTTTATTCTCGCGATATACTATTGGCTGATGGAGAGGATGGTGCATTTGACGTGCTTTTGGGGAAAACGACTTTCTTTCCACCAAATATTTTGGTAGAACATGACGTCCCCGTCTACAAGGCTGTGCAAAAGCCTGGGGAATTTATAGTAACTTTCCCCCGAGCATATCATGCAGGATTTAGTCATGGTAATATTTTGGCATGCCCTTTTCTTCGTCCGTTTCCTACACTCCTTATTCTTTTCGGGCCTGTTTGTTTGACTGGATTAATAGTGGAGGGATACATAATCTCTCATGTAATCCTCTCCGACAAATTATGTGTGACCACTAATACCACATCCTCCAAGATATTACTGACCACAAAGTTTGTGGTCAGCATATCACGCTGCACTTTAACTAAATGTAGGATATGTGGTCCCCATGGATTTATACTCCAAGCCGGAGCAAAGGGCCCCTTCATTTTTACCAAATGAGCATTGTTTAACTTGTACACTTGTCTTAATTTTCAGGTTTTAATTGCGGTGAAGCAGTAAACTTTGCAATTGGTGATTGGTTCCCTCTGGGTTCGATTGCTAGTCGGCGTTATGCACTTCTTAATCGAATTCCTCTCCTTCCTCATGAAGAGCTCCTTTGCAAAGAAGCAATGCTGCTTCACACGGATTTGGAACTTGACAATCCGAATTATGCTTCTGCAGACTTAAGCTGTCACCATAGTATCAAGATTTCTTTTGTTAATTTGATGCGATTCCAGCACCGCGCTCGCTGGTGTTTAATGAAAAGTAGGGCATGCATTGGTGTTTCTCCAATTGCCCATGGAACTATTCTCTGCAGTTTGTGCAAGCGTGATTGTTATGTAGCATACCTTAATTGCAGCTGTTGCTTGCACCCCCTATGCCTTCGTCATGGTATGTTGCTCGTTATTTTGTTTTAGTCTAATTGAGTGGAATGTTTGTTGCGATTCTTATCGTAACTGATGATTGTACTGTGCAGAGATTAAGTCGCTTGACTTACCTTGTGGGGGGAATTTTACTCTGTTCTTGAGGCAAAATGTTTCTGACATGGAAGCTGCATCCAAGAGGTTTGAGCATGACGAAAGTATATTGTCTGAGGCTCAACAACAATGTAGAAGTGGCGATGACTTGTCTATTCTACTGAAAATG
This genomic window contains:
- the LOC131333772 gene encoding lysine-specific demethylase JMJ13-like isoform X1, with amino-acid sequence MVEGRVCSSRDAKLELLKRKRLQHIKPEPLTDNICVINMNRSGGDALRAPASCGVRLHGNLDTFSRSGGASKGNDAFSKHNVAKFDVNDLEWTEKIPECPVYSPSKEEFQDPLVYLQKIAPEASRYGICKIVSPLSASVPAGIVLMKEKVGFKFTSRVQPLRFAEWDTDDKVTFFKSGRNYTFRDFEKMANKDFARRYCSAGCLPAIYLEKEFWHEIACGKTESVEYACDVDGSAFSSSSEDQLGKSKWNLKKLSRLPKSILRLLETTIPGVTDPMLYIGMLFSMFAWHVEDHYLYSINYHHCGAAKTWYGIPGHAALEFEKVVREHVYSRDILLADGEDGAFDVLLGKTTFFPPNILVEHDVPVYKAVQKPGEFIVTFPRAYHAGFSHGFNCGEAVNFAIGDWFPLGSIASRRYALLNRIPLLPHEELLCKEAMLLHTDLELDNPNYASADLSCHHSIKISFVNLMRFQHRARWCLMKSRACIGVSPIAHGTILCSLCKRDCYVAYLNCSCCLHPLCLRHEIKSLDLPCGGNFTLFLRQNVSDMEAASKRFEHDESILSEAQQQCRSGDDLSILLKMFPIAEEDGYTLYCPTNFDLRPEIAKSDDQIQQPEFGSHSQHMSCAGAEKCKAEGLDTCLSHAAQTICPAKKLLIPNNQVQNHASLGFEDLTATKHFKDAHSVVYESSESCISDSCLSTQHGNIQESGVRPVLNQDSDESDSEIFRVKRRSSVKVRQRNVIDAFSNFEHQGLKRLKKLQPEERAMRREPHPVEIGPKRFKVKGPTIIGPHSKLH
- the LOC131333772 gene encoding lysine-specific demethylase JMJ13-like isoform X2 → MVEGRVCSSRDAKLELLKRKRLQHIKPEPLTDNICVINMNRSGGDALRAPASCGVRLHGNLDTFSRSGGASKGNDAFSKHNVAKFDVNDLEWTEKIPECPVYSPSKEEFQDPLVYLQKIAPEASRYGICKIVSPLSASVPAGIVLMKEKVGFKFTSRVQPLRFAEWDTDDKVTFFKSGRNYTFRDFEKMANKDFARRYCSAGCLPAIYLEKEFWHEIACGKTESVEYACDVDGSAFSSSSEDQLGKSKWNLKKLSRLPKSILRLLETTIPGVTDPMLYIGMLFSMFAWHVEDHYLYSINYHHCGAAKTWYGIPGHAALEFEKVVREHVYSRDILLADGEDGAFDVLLGKTTFFPPNILVEHDVPVYKAVQKPGEFIVTFPRAYHAGFSHGFNCGEAVNFAIGDWFPLGSIASRRYALLNRIPLLPHEELLCKEAMLLHTDLELDNPNYASADLSCHHSIKISFVNLMRFQHRARWCLMKSRACIGVSPIAHGTILCSLCKRDCYVAYLNCSCCLHPLCLRHEIKSLDLPCGGNFTLFLRQNVSDMEAASKRFEHDESILSEAQQQCRSGDDLSILLKMFPIAEEDGYTLYCPTNFDLRPEIAKSDDQIQQPEFGSHSQHMSCAGAEKCKAEGLDTCLSHAAQTICPAKKLLIPNNVQNHASLGFEDLTATKHFKDAHSVVYESSESCISDSCLSTQHGNIQESGVRPVLNQDSDESDSEIFRVKRRSSVKVRQRNVIDAFSNFEHQGLKRLKKLQPEERAMRREPHPVEIGPKRFKVKGPTIIGPHSKLH